The following are encoded together in the Bacillota bacterium genome:
- the pdhA gene encoding pyruvate dehydrogenase (acetyl-transferring) E1 component subunit alpha yields the protein MFVSVQRQERTLLPHQTEKAHLLELYRRMFLIRRFEERAAQAYTQGKIAGFLHLAIGEEAANVGVLAPLRPDDDVISHYRSHGHALARGVPARAVMAELYGRVTGASRGMGGSMHIASREHHFWGGHAIVGGHIPVAVGMALAHQYTGSDRVVVCIFGDGAVNTGAFHEAMNLAGVWRLPVVFVASNNLYGMGTAIERSSAVTEIYKRAAAYGMPGKRINGNDVLEVEAEMHEAVERTRAGEGPRLLEVMTYRFRGHSMADPELYRSKEEVAQWRARDPIFSFRDWAVAQGIATPEEFAAVEAEVEQTVEDAVQFAEQSPEPEPEALFDYVYADP from the coding sequence ATGTTCGTGTCCGTGCAGCGGCAAGAACGAACGCTTTTGCCGCACCAGACGGAAAAAGCCCACCTGCTGGAACTTTACCGCCGCATGTTCCTGATCCGCCGCTTCGAGGAACGCGCCGCCCAAGCGTACACGCAGGGCAAGATCGCCGGCTTCCTGCATTTGGCTATCGGCGAAGAAGCGGCCAACGTCGGCGTGCTGGCGCCTTTGCGGCCCGACGACGACGTGATTTCGCACTACCGCAGCCACGGCCACGCGCTGGCCCGCGGCGTGCCGGCGCGCGCCGTCATGGCGGAGCTGTACGGCCGCGTCACGGGTGCGTCCCGCGGCATGGGCGGCTCCATGCACATCGCCAGCCGCGAGCATCATTTCTGGGGCGGGCACGCCATCGTCGGCGGCCACATCCCCGTCGCGGTGGGCATGGCCCTGGCTCACCAATACACCGGAAGCGATCGAGTCGTCGTGTGCATCTTCGGCGACGGCGCGGTCAACACCGGCGCTTTCCACGAAGCCATGAACTTGGCCGGCGTCTGGCGCCTGCCGGTCGTGTTCGTCGCGTCCAACAACCTGTACGGCATGGGCACAGCCATCGAGCGCTCGTCGGCCGTCACCGAAATTTACAAGCGCGCCGCGGCCTACGGCATGCCGGGCAAGCGCATCAACGGCAACGACGTGCTGGAAGTGGAAGCGGAGATGCACGAAGCCGTCGAGCGCACGCGCGCCGGTGAAGGCCCGCGGCTGCTGGAAGTGATGACGTACCGGTTCCGCGGCCACTCGATGGCCGACCCCGAGCTGTACCGGTCCAAGGAAGAAGTGGCCCAGTGGCGGGCGCGCGATCCGATCTTCTCGTTCCGCGATTGGGCGGTGGCGCAAGGCATCGCGACGCCGGAAGAGTTCGCCGCCGTTGAGGCGGAAGTGGAGCAAACCGTGGAGGACGCGGTGCAGTTCGCCGAACAGAGCCCCGAGCCCGAACCGGAAGCGCTCTTCGATTACGTTTACGCCGATCCGTGA